A genomic region of uncultured Roseibium sp. contains the following coding sequences:
- the cobU gene encoding bifunctional adenosylcobinamide kinase/adenosylcobinamide-phosphate guanylyltransferase, protein MERTGPRSTLVLGGARSGKSSFAEGLAVRSGLQKIYVATGAAFDAEMADRIADHQRQRGGDWHTIEEQLDLTGVLTRECRPGRVVLVDCLTLWLSNLTFAEKDIAAETAKLCDAVSELASACVFVSNEVGMGIVPDNRLSRSFRDAQGRLNQDIAQACSQVVFVAAGLPVLLKPNPHMDIAL, encoded by the coding sequence ATTGAACGAACAGGGCCCCGGTCCACACTTGTCCTTGGGGGCGCGCGCTCCGGCAAAAGCAGTTTTGCCGAAGGACTTGCGGTCCGCTCCGGCCTGCAAAAGATCTACGTCGCGACAGGCGCCGCTTTCGATGCCGAGATGGCCGACCGCATCGCTGATCATCAGCGTCAGCGCGGCGGCGACTGGCACACGATCGAGGAACAGCTGGACCTGACAGGCGTCCTGACGCGTGAATGCAGGCCCGGCCGGGTCGTGCTTGTCGACTGCCTCACGCTCTGGCTCTCCAACCTGACCTTTGCCGAAAAGGATATTGCCGCCGAGACGGCAAAGCTCTGCGACGCTGTTTCGGAGCTTGCGTCCGCCTGTGTCTTCGTATCGAACGAGGTCGGCATGGGGATCGTGCCGGACAACCGTCTTTCCAGGTCGTTTCGAGATGCGCAGGGGCGTCTCAACCAGGATATCGCTCAAGCCTGCAGCCAGGTGGTTTTTGTCGCCGCCGGACTGCCCGTGCTTTTGAAACCCAACCCGCACATGGACATTGCACTATGA
- a CDS encoding N-acetylmuramic acid 6-phosphate etherase, whose translation MNLPTTEDRDPQSIGLSTKPDEEVLSIILQRQLEALDSARDAIPQISRAAACLHRTAASGGKIGYAGAGSSGLTALTDCLELPGTFGFPPERMRILYAGGAENLLSLAGVHEDDAQAGFKDFQESGLGGGDVLIAVSASGTTRYTLGAVQAANREGTATVGIANNADTPLMLEVTHAILLKTPPEIIAGSTRLGAASAQKAALNMMSTLVALRLGHAVRGHMVNLVADNDKLRQRAQRILQDLTDCSPQEALDTLTEADGRLKVAVLMLLKDLDADAAEDALARNDGNLRSFL comes from the coding sequence ATGAACCTGCCGACAACCGAAGACCGTGACCCCCAATCCATTGGCCTGTCGACGAAGCCCGACGAGGAAGTGCTCTCGATCATCCTCCAGAGGCAGCTTGAAGCGCTTGACTCCGCCCGCGATGCGATCCCGCAGATCAGCAGGGCTGCGGCGTGTCTTCATCGAACGGCGGCATCTGGGGGAAAGATCGGCTATGCAGGTGCCGGAAGCTCGGGGCTCACGGCCCTGACGGACTGCCTTGAATTGCCGGGCACCTTCGGGTTTCCTCCGGAACGCATGCGCATCCTTTATGCCGGCGGCGCCGAAAACCTTCTCAGCCTCGCCGGCGTTCATGAGGACGACGCGCAAGCCGGGTTCAAGGACTTCCAGGAGTCCGGTCTTGGAGGCGGAGATGTCCTGATTGCCGTCTCCGCAAGCGGAACGACACGCTATACGCTGGGAGCCGTTCAGGCGGCAAACCGCGAGGGTACCGCGACCGTGGGCATTGCCAACAACGCCGACACACCGCTCATGCTTGAGGTCACGCACGCCATTCTCCTGAAAACACCGCCCGAGATCATCGCCGGTTCAACGCGCCTTGGTGCCGCGAGCGCGCAAAAAGCGGCTCTTAACATGATGTCGACGCTTGTCGCTCTCAGGCTCGGGCATGCCGTTCGAGGCCACATGGTCAACCTGGTGGCAGACAACGACAAGCTTCGACAGCGCGCACAACGCATCCTGCAGGATCTGACCGATTGCAGTCCGCAGGAAGCACTGGACACGCTGACGGAAGCAGATGGCAGATTGAAGGTCGCGGTCCTGATGCTGCTGAAGGACCTGGATGCCGATGCCGCCGAAGATGCCCTGGCACGGAACGATGGGAATTTGCGTTCATTTCTGTAA
- a CDS encoding SIS domain-containing protein has translation MSDSSSPNITTHMRREIEEIPDAVRRLLSVSRPRIRNIAEEAGSPVFLASVARGSSDHAAMFLKYASEIYLGLAMASLGPSVSSVYGGRVRLEKALVVAISQSGASPDILSVVEEAVKQGATAIGLTNTGDSPLARLSTATIDICAGPEQSVAATKTYVNSVVAGLLLLAEIGNDAELSRALDAVPAHLERAIETDWSVLADPIEKRGSLYVVGRGPGLAVANEAALKFKETCQIHAEAYSSAEVLHGPVSIVEDGYPVLVLGVRDAAEEGLAQTADRMAAQGGIVFGTTDKLERARQLDFEAAGHPLTDAITQIVSFYAFIEWFARRRGFNPDVPRHLKKVTQTV, from the coding sequence ATGTCCGACAGTTCGTCTCCGAATATCACGACGCACATGCGCCGCGAAATCGAGGAAATTCCGGACGCGGTCCGACGGTTGCTGTCCGTATCGCGTCCACGCATCCGCAACATCGCCGAAGAGGCGGGGTCGCCTGTTTTTCTTGCAAGCGTTGCGCGCGGATCATCGGATCACGCTGCAATGTTTCTGAAATATGCCTCGGAAATCTATCTTGGCCTCGCGATGGCATCGCTCGGCCCGTCCGTGTCTTCGGTCTACGGCGGGCGGGTGCGACTGGAAAAGGCGCTTGTCGTTGCGATCTCCCAGTCGGGTGCCAGCCCAGACATCCTGTCTGTCGTCGAAGAGGCCGTGAAACAGGGGGCGACCGCGATCGGTCTCACCAACACAGGCGACAGTCCGCTGGCGCGGCTTTCCACCGCGACGATTGACATTTGCGCAGGTCCTGAGCAAAGCGTTGCGGCGACAAAGACTTATGTCAATTCCGTGGTCGCCGGCCTCTTGCTGCTGGCCGAGATCGGCAACGATGCCGAACTTTCGCGTGCCCTTGATGCTGTGCCGGCCCATCTGGAAAGGGCGATCGAAACCGATTGGTCGGTCCTCGCGGATCCGATTGAAAAGCGCGGTTCGCTCTATGTTGTCGGACGCGGCCCGGGGCTGGCGGTTGCAAACGAGGCTGCGCTGAAATTCAAGGAAACCTGCCAGATACATGCGGAGGCCTATTCCTCTGCCGAAGTGCTGCACGGTCCGGTCTCCATTGTCGAAGACGGATATCCGGTTCTCGTGCTTGGCGTGCGCGATGCCGCCGAGGAGGGGCTTGCCCAGACGGCGGATCGCATGGCAGCCCAGGGCGGGATCGTCTTTGGAACCACAGACAAGCTCGAACGCGCGAGACAGCTTGATTTCGAGGCCGCCGGGCACCCTCTTACAGATGCCATCACCCAGATCGTATCGTTTTATGCGTTCATCGAATGGTTCGCCCGCCGCCGGGGGTTCAATCCCGATGTGCCACGGCATCTGAAGAAGGTGACGCAAACGGTATGA
- the cobW gene encoding cobalamin biosynthesis protein CobW — translation MNTMSPQKGQKIPATIVTGFLGAGKTTLIRNLLQNANGRKIALIVNEFGDMGFDGSLVNGCADPDCAAEEVVELTNGCICCTVADDFLPTMEMLLARETPPEHIVIETSGLALPQPLVRAFSWPSVKTKVTVDGVVTVLDAAALAEGRIALDEAALEAQRAADEALDHESPVEELFHDQLRCADLVVLNKADLVSGDALKSVEDKIQADVRSAVHIVSSEKGTLPIEVLLGRQSAAEEDMAARHEHHHHHHDDDDHHDDDDHHHDHHHDHHHHDDFESHVLNVPAFQSLKSVEERVLEGMALKGVLRIKGAVRIEGKPAPAMVQAVGPRVETWFAAGAESSGKLVVIGLKGFDLDAVRTLFGSVKAAA, via the coding sequence ATGAACACGATGAGCCCGCAAAAGGGACAGAAGATACCGGCAACGATCGTGACCGGGTTTCTTGGCGCCGGAAAGACGACGCTGATCCGCAATCTGTTACAGAACGCCAACGGCCGCAAGATTGCTTTGATCGTCAATGAATTCGGAGACATGGGGTTCGACGGTTCACTGGTGAACGGTTGCGCAGATCCGGACTGCGCGGCGGAAGAAGTCGTGGAACTCACCAATGGCTGCATCTGCTGCACGGTCGCCGACGACTTCCTGCCGACCATGGAAATGCTGCTTGCCCGCGAAACGCCACCCGAGCACATCGTCATCGAGACATCCGGTTTGGCGCTGCCGCAGCCGCTTGTGCGCGCATTTTCCTGGCCGAGCGTCAAGACGAAGGTGACCGTCGACGGCGTTGTTACGGTCCTGGATGCGGCTGCGCTTGCGGAAGGCCGGATTGCCCTTGATGAAGCCGCACTTGAGGCCCAGCGTGCGGCCGATGAAGCGCTGGATCACGAAAGTCCGGTTGAAGAATTGTTTCACGATCAGTTGCGTTGCGCGGATCTGGTTGTCCTGAACAAGGCCGACCTTGTTTCGGGCGACGCGCTGAAATCCGTCGAGGACAAGATCCAGGCAGATGTCCGTTCCGCGGTTCACATCGTCTCCTCCGAAAAGGGCACCTTGCCGATCGAAGTTCTGCTGGGCCGCCAGTCCGCGGCCGAAGAGGACATGGCAGCGCGTCACGAGCACCACCATCATCACCATGACGACGATGACCACCATGACGATGATGACCATCATCACGACCATCACCATGATCACCATCACCACGATGATTTCGAGAGCCATGTTCTCAATGTGCCAGCGTTCCAGAGCCTGAAATCCGTCGAGGAAAGGGTGCTGGAAGGCATGGCTCTCAAAGGTGTGCTGCGCATCAAGGGGGCGGTCCGGATCGAAGGCAAGCCGGCGCCTGCCATGGTTCAGGCGGTTGGCCCCAGGGTGGAGACCTGGTTCGCCGCCGGGGCGGAGAGCTCCGGAAAACTGGTGGTGATCGGCCTGAAGGGATTTGACCTTGATGCCGTCCGCACGCTTTTC
- the nagA gene encoding N-acetylglucosamine-6-phosphate deacetylase, whose protein sequence is MTERAAYTAQRIFDGDAIHENAAVLVNDGAVAGVVQSSEIPDAFPVEDLGTGLLSPGLVDLQVNGGGGLMLGDARSIDDLAAICAAHLPLGTTAMTPTLITDTPETTRRIVALGVEAFAKGVPAFQGLHLEGPHLSVNRKGAHDADLIRAMTEEDLAFYLDAARQLPSLMITVAPETVTPDQIASLGNGGVRVSLGHTGAGYEACEMAVDAGAACVTHLFNAMSPLQHREPGLVGAALDLGKLSAGLIADGIHVDPVAIRIAMKSKRGPGRIFLVTDAMSQTGTDVSSFTLGGRTIFRENGMLCLADGTLAGADIDLAASMRFLCDSVGVDRLTALKMATSHPADVIGLPVGRLRPGRAADMVLFGADFAVERVWLGGKPGYLQ, encoded by the coding sequence ATGACAGAAAGGGCGGCCTACACCGCGCAGCGGATATTCGACGGCGACGCAATCCATGAGAATGCAGCAGTGCTCGTCAACGATGGAGCCGTTGCGGGCGTCGTGCAATCGTCCGAGATACCGGACGCGTTTCCCGTGGAAGACTTGGGCACGGGGCTGCTTTCGCCCGGACTTGTCGACCTTCAGGTCAATGGCGGCGGCGGTTTGATGCTCGGAGATGCCCGATCGATTGATGATCTGGCCGCGATCTGCGCCGCACACCTGCCGCTCGGTACCACCGCGATGACACCGACGCTGATCACCGACACACCCGAGACGACACGCCGGATCGTTGCCCTCGGTGTCGAAGCCTTCGCAAAGGGTGTTCCGGCCTTCCAGGGTCTGCACCTGGAGGGCCCTCATTTGTCGGTGAACCGGAAGGGCGCGCACGACGCCGATCTCATAAGAGCCATGACGGAAGAAGATCTGGCGTTTTATCTTGACGCGGCCCGGCAGTTGCCCAGCCTGATGATCACGGTCGCACCGGAAACGGTTACGCCCGATCAGATCGCGAGCCTCGGGAACGGCGGCGTCCGCGTCAGCCTCGGACACACGGGGGCAGGGTACGAGGCGTGTGAAATGGCCGTGGACGCCGGAGCGGCGTGCGTGACCCACCTCTTCAACGCCATGAGTCCGCTACAGCATCGCGAACCGGGGCTTGTCGGGGCGGCGCTCGACCTCGGCAAGCTGAGCGCCGGATTGATTGCTGACGGGATCCACGTCGACCCTGTGGCGATCCGCATTGCGATGAAATCAAAGCGTGGCCCTGGACGGATTTTTCTGGTGACCGACGCCATGTCGCAGACAGGCACGGATGTGAGTTCCTTTACGCTGGGAGGGCGCACGATCTTCCGGGAAAACGGCATGTTGTGCCTTGCCGACGGGACATTGGCGGGTGCGGACATCGATCTGGCCGCCTCGATGCGCTTCCTGTGTGACAGTGTCGGTGTCGACAGGCTCACGGCGTTGAAGATGGCAACGAGTCATCCCGCTGACGTGATCGGACTTCCGGTTGGTCGGCTGAGGCCTGGCCGTGCTGCCGACATGGTTCTGTTTGGCGCGGACTTTGCTGTCGAGCGCGTGTGGCTTGGCGGAAAACCCGGGTATTTGCAGTGA
- a CDS encoding DUF3500 domain-containing protein, whose product MRFPTLAAVLLLFVTPLAAHDAPDQQSHGVVPIPDYAQPYGKASAEAAFLAATALLSHFDDDETARFVFEFDAVNRTGWSNLPAAMVERAGIPVGEMDAAQRSSLFDFLASALGKDGYERVAEIMAAEAFLSRDARAERFQWSPENYWFAIYGTPSSKAPWAWQFGGHHLGLNLSIEGDTVKSLSPSFVGTEPSIFTLDGTAYEVGFDMHQAGFAVFDALDEEQQTIADAGAVPDNVLTGPGKDGVVPPVIGLAASTMSPAQRDLLKKTVRQWVSILPARDAERRMDELSAELDEVSFAWTGTDELNTPTYMRIQGPSLIIELLSTGGNVGGNASGAGHYHTMYRNPKSDYGR is encoded by the coding sequence ATGAGATTCCCGACCCTTGCAGCCGTCCTGTTGCTGTTTGTAACGCCCCTCGCGGCCCATGATGCTCCGGACCAGCAAAGCCACGGCGTCGTGCCAATTCCCGACTATGCGCAGCCCTACGGCAAGGCGTCCGCCGAAGCGGCATTTCTGGCGGCAACGGCGCTGCTGTCACATTTCGACGATGATGAGACCGCACGCTTCGTTTTCGAGTTCGACGCGGTCAATCGGACGGGCTGGTCAAATCTTCCTGCCGCCATGGTCGAACGCGCCGGCATCCCGGTCGGCGAGATGGACGCGGCACAGCGTTCTTCACTCTTCGACTTTCTTGCTTCGGCACTCGGCAAGGATGGCTATGAACGCGTGGCAGAAATCATGGCAGCGGAAGCCTTTCTGAGCCGCGATGCGCGTGCGGAGCGTTTCCAATGGTCTCCGGAAAATTACTGGTTTGCGATTTATGGCACGCCTTCGTCAAAGGCCCCATGGGCATGGCAATTTGGCGGCCATCACCTCGGCCTCAACCTTTCCATTGAAGGCGATACGGTCAAATCGCTTTCCCCGTCCTTTGTCGGCACGGAGCCTTCGATTTTCACCCTCGATGGAACCGCATATGAAGTCGGCTTTGACATGCACCAGGCCGGTTTTGCGGTATTCGACGCGCTCGATGAAGAACAGCAAACCATTGCCGATGCGGGCGCGGTGCCGGACAACGTGCTGACCGGCCCCGGCAAGGACGGTGTAGTGCCGCCGGTCATCGGGCTTGCCGCGTCCACGATGTCACCGGCCCAGAGGGATCTTCTGAAAAAAACCGTTCGCCAATGGGTTTCGATACTTCCGGCTAGGGATGCGGAACGGCGGATGGACGAACTCTCTGCCGAACTTGACGAGGTCTCGTTTGCCTGGACCGGTACCGATGAACTCAACACGCCGACCTACATGCGCATCCAGGGGCCGAGCCTGATCATCGAACTGCTGTCGACAGGCGGGAATGTCGGCGGCAACGCGTCGGGTGCCGGGCACTACCACACCATGTACCGCAATCCGAAGTCCGACTACGGGCGCTAA
- a CDS encoding GntR family transcriptional regulator, which produces MTDFVSMLEKGDWLAGSSGPRYLLLRRRILQAIDEGVLKENEPLPSERDIAAITELSRVTVRKAVAGLVEDQVVVQKRGSGSFVAPKVQKVEQRLSSLTSFSEDMARRGMDASSEWLKRGLFPASPEEMFTLGLSSGERVARVERLRKADGTPMAIERASLSEKVLPNPEQVSTSLYAVLRASGMQPVRAIQRISARSLEQTDAGILGVPVGSAGLKIERVSYHASGHVVEFTRSVYRGDAYDFIAELQITED; this is translated from the coding sequence ATGACAGATTTCGTTTCCATGCTGGAAAAAGGCGACTGGCTTGCTGGGTCAAGCGGGCCGAGATACCTGTTGTTGCGCCGGCGCATCCTTCAGGCAATCGATGAAGGCGTTTTGAAGGAAAACGAGCCTTTGCCCTCCGAGAGGGATATTGCCGCGATAACCGAACTTTCCAGGGTCACGGTCCGCAAGGCTGTTGCCGGTCTGGTCGAAGACCAGGTCGTCGTCCAGAAGAGGGGAAGCGGGTCCTTTGTTGCACCGAAGGTGCAAAAGGTTGAACAGCGCCTGTCCAGTTTGACGTCGTTCAGCGAAGACATGGCGCGCCGGGGAATGGACGCCAGCAGTGAATGGCTGAAGAGGGGTCTGTTTCCCGCATCGCCAGAGGAAATGTTCACACTCGGCTTGAGTTCGGGCGAGCGGGTCGCCCGTGTCGAGCGGCTCAGGAAAGCTGACGGCACGCCGATGGCGATCGAAAGGGCGTCGCTTTCGGAGAAGGTGCTGCCCAATCCGGAACAGGTATCGACGTCGCTTTACGCGGTTTTGCGCGCGTCAGGCATGCAGCCGGTTCGCGCGATCCAGCGCATCTCCGCAAGAAGCCTTGAGCAAACGGATGCCGGCATCCTCGGCGTTCCGGTCGGTTCCGCCGGTCTCAAGATCGAACGCGTTTCCTATCATGCTTCCGGCCACGTCGTTGAATTCACGCGGTCGGTTTACCGCGGCGATGCATATGACTTCATCGCAGAGCTGCAAATTACGGAAGACTAA
- a CDS encoding cytochrome b has translation MESKPVSKLEMSLHWAIAAGIIGLICLGLFMSETRSFSLYDIHKSIGLLLFCIIAARVVVRLNKGWPESISEGPAWEHGIARIVHWVLILGTVIMPLSGMLDAIMSGQGLSIFGLDLVSGNPGENGRPQAINEGLAEMAEEVHHYTGYALIAAIALHVAGALKHHLVDGDNTLNRMVGRS, from the coding sequence ATGGAAAGCAAACCAGTTTCAAAGCTCGAGATGTCGCTGCATTGGGCGATCGCGGCCGGGATCATCGGTCTGATCTGCCTCGGGCTTTTCATGTCCGAGACGCGCAGCTTCTCCCTCTACGACATTCACAAATCGATCGGTTTGCTGCTGTTCTGCATAATTGCCGCACGGGTGGTCGTGCGCCTGAACAAGGGCTGGCCGGAAAGCATAAGTGAAGGGCCTGCCTGGGAACACGGCATCGCGCGTATCGTACACTGGGTGCTGATCCTGGGGACCGTCATCATGCCGTTGTCGGGAATGCTGGACGCGATCATGAGCGGCCAGGGCCTCAGCATTTTCGGTCTTGATCTGGTGTCCGGCAATCCGGGCGAGAATGGCCGGCCGCAGGCCATCAACGAAGGATTGGCGGAGATGGCTGAAGAGGTCCACCACTATACCGGCTATGCCTTGATTGCCGCGATCGCCCTGCACGTGGCCGGCGCCCTGAAACATCATCTCGTTGACGGAGACAATACTCTCAATCGGATGGTGGGACGATCCTGA